In Halarcobacter mediterraneus, the following proteins share a genomic window:
- a CDS encoding HAMP domain-containing methyl-accepting chemotaxis protein produces the protein MTIKNKLLISFGTIIILLSIVSVYSILGINKSSKGFTHYREMARDNILASQIQSNMLMIRMNVKDYLNSSSKKDIEEYSHYYQKTLQLLKEAKKNIQKPTRVKFIQELDKKLIDYNKKFKEIIIYMKSENDYFSKLATHGNNIEDSLTSIMNDRYKNKENYTSLQTAKALRTLLLIRLSTTKYYVNSNKDDIKKAYAEFDNLKKSLNSIRIIIKNNKEKIEVEKATKFLNLYMNNLKMMSEAISKRDLNINIVNAIGPEIAEIAEKIKISIKKEQDTIGPEVAENNNILKTITILISLVILILIILLSVFIPKSISEEINEFQKGLMSFFKYINREIENTEPIKNNTKSEIGIMSKVVNENITKTKKSIDEDRAIIQETVEVLSEFEQGDLCQRITTNVSNPSLNKLKDVLNKMGNNFEKNIENILDVLEEFSKYNYLNKIDTNGIKEHLEKLANGVNNLGISITKMLIENKKNGLILNHSSNSLLENVNILNINSNEAAASLEETAAALEEITSNITLTTNKITQMSELTTDVTASANEGEKLALKTNEAMSEIDEQVNSINEAITVIDQIAFQTNILSLNAAVEAATAGEAGKGFAVVAQEVRNLATRSAEAAKQIKELVETATLKANEGKDISNEMQNGYINLKNNITQTIELIEDISNASKEQQTGIVQINEAINSLDEQTQKNASIANKTEEVALNTSKIASTVVKNANEKEFEGKEDIEKDINS, from the coding sequence AAGAATGAATGTTAAAGATTATTTGAATAGTTCATCAAAAAAAGACATAGAAGAATATTCACACTATTATCAAAAAACATTGCAGCTATTAAAAGAAGCTAAAAAGAATATTCAAAAACCTACTAGAGTAAAGTTTATTCAAGAATTAGATAAAAAACTCATTGATTATAATAAAAAGTTTAAAGAAATAATTATTTACATGAAATCAGAAAATGATTATTTTTCAAAACTTGCAACACACGGTAATAATATTGAAGATTCGCTTACATCAATTATGAATGATAGATATAAAAATAAAGAAAACTATACTTCACTACAAACTGCAAAAGCTCTTAGAACATTATTACTTATAAGACTTAGTACTACAAAATACTATGTCAATAGCAATAAAGATGATATAAAAAAAGCTTATGCAGAGTTTGATAATTTAAAAAAGAGCTTAAACTCAATTAGAATAATTATTAAAAATAATAAAGAAAAAATAGAAGTCGAAAAAGCTACAAAATTTCTTAACTTATATATGAATAATCTAAAAATGATGAGTGAAGCCATTTCAAAAAGAGATTTAAATATAAATATAGTTAATGCTATTGGACCAGAGATTGCAGAGATTGCAGAAAAAATTAAAATTTCTATAAAGAAAGAACAAGACACAATAGGACCAGAAGTTGCTGAAAATAATAATATCCTAAAAACTATAACTATACTTATTTCACTAGTTATTCTTATTTTAATTATTTTATTATCAGTATTTATACCAAAATCTATCAGTGAAGAAATAAATGAATTTCAAAAAGGTTTAATGAGCTTCTTTAAATATATTAACAGAGAAATTGAAAATACAGAACCTATAAAAAATAACACAAAATCAGAAATAGGGATTATGTCAAAAGTTGTAAATGAAAATATTACAAAAACAAAAAAATCTATTGATGAAGATAGAGCTATTATTCAAGAAACAGTAGAAGTATTAAGTGAGTTTGAACAAGGAGATTTATGTCAAAGAATTACTACTAATGTTTCAAATCCATCTTTAAATAAATTAAAAGATGTATTAAATAAAATGGGTAATAATTTTGAGAAAAACATTGAAAATATTTTAGATGTATTAGAAGAGTTCTCAAAGTATAATTATTTAAATAAAATAGATACTAATGGAATAAAAGAACACCTTGAAAAACTTGCTAATGGTGTAAATAATCTAGGTATTTCTATTACTAAAATGTTAATTGAAAACAAAAAAAATGGACTTATTTTAAATCATAGCTCTAACTCTCTTTTAGAAAATGTTAATATCTTAAATATTAACTCAAATGAAGCTGCTGCATCTTTAGAAGAAACAGCTGCTGCTTTAGAAGAGATTACTAGTAATATAACACTTACAACAAATAAAATAACTCAAATGAGTGAGTTAACAACAGATGTTACTGCCTCTGCAAATGAAGGTGAGAAATTAGCTCTTAAAACAAATGAGGCTATGAGTGAAATTGATGAACAAGTAAACTCTATTAATGAAGCAATTACAGTGATTGATCAAATTGCATTCCAAACAAATATTCTTTCACTAAATGCTGCAGTTGAAGCTGCAACTGCTGGTGAAGCAGGAAAAGGTTTTGCAGTAGTTGCCCAAGAAGTAAGAAACTTAGCAACTAGATCTGCTGAAGCAGCAAAACAAATTAAAGAATTAGTTGAAACTGCAACATTAAAAGCAAATGAAGGTAAAGATATTTCAAATGAAATGCAAAATGGTTATATAAACCTAAAAAATAATATTACTCAAACAATAGAACTTATAGAAGATATTTCTAATGCTTCAAAAGAACAACAAACAGGTATTGTTCAAATAAATGAAGCAATTAACTCTTTAGATGAGCAGACACAAAAAAATGCCTCAATTGCCAATAAAACAGAAGAAGTAGCTTTAAACACTTCTAAGATTGCAAGCACTGTAGTTAAAAATGCAAATGAAAAAGAATTTGAAGGAAAAGAAGATATAGAAAAAGATATAAATAGTTAG